The segment tttattttatcataatttttctTTCTGTCCACTTTTCTTTTAAGTCGTAATACATAAATTAGTTTTAGTGTTTCAGTTTTTTCAACTAATCTTTTACGTTGTAAGAAGGTATGTTTGTTAGTTCATAGTTTTTCAGTTGTGATAAAAGCTTGATAGCTTAACTTTGTTATGACAATATTTTTAGATTGTGTTTACGGATTTTGATGATAGtcatataatagatatataataGATGGTTGAAAAATTGATTATAGAAGTCTAATGGATAATTTAGCataaaaatgcaaaatatatatatatatatatatatatatatatttcagcaATAAGTATTTTTATCACAGTTTATTTTTCTAAACAAACTATAGACTTCAATTctatttaatgaaaattttagGAGTTTTATACTGTTTATAATCTTGATAAAATGTGTAAAAGGACATAGTTTCAAATTTTGATTAGGGCAGTGAAAAAGATTAGTCCGGCACTGTGAGGAAGTCGGGAATCAACGTGATTAAGGGTATGTTTAACACATCAGAATATGCTCAACAAGTAGGGTAAAACAAAAGCACTTTCCTATCTatgtaataataattaaaaccaTTTTGTAAACCTTTGATATGTGATGGCGTCTTTCATTAAGGGTTTTTTGTCTGTACAATATATTGCTTGACTGAATcattgaatatttattttggaaaatttcAGGTCTTGAAAGAATGGAGAAGGTCATGAAATTCTTGTGGTCAGGCCACAAAGTCACGGGTGTTGCAGTGTTGTAAACTTTGTATTTTATGAATTTTGTATTCTTGTGGTCAGACGAATCATGTAAAGCTTTGTGTGGTCAGGCCATGAATCAGGTAAAGTTTCTTGTTGTATCACGGACTAGCAAAAGTTAGACAatataagttttataaataatacattTTCTCCATTCTTTGTTTTTCATTCTCTAAACAAACATCTCTAAATAATATCTCTTCtccattctctttttttttccattctCCTTCTCATGTTCATTCATTTTATTCACTTCTTTCATCTAAATCTAAAACAATTTCCACACATATATGGCATCTtcctcccacaactctcttgaGGGACCAATTGATGAAATTTTCGATCAATATTTTGATCAATATTTCGATCAGTATTTTGATCAATATTTCGATCAatattttgataaacattttgatcAAACGTTCGAAAATCTGGTAATTGATTactgtgatcaagaggatgaaaggaaaacaaagaaagaactaGTTTTATCAGTATTCATTAAGAGACCCATTAGAGTCTCTATGGTTAATCATGCTTTTAGGTTTTAGTTTATCTTGATATGAAAAGAAAGATAGATCATTTATTAGCCAcgagatatttatatatatatatatatatatccagaCATTTAACTTCAATCAAAGGCCTGAGGCTTACTCAAGTCTCTAAATCTATATATGCAGGTATCAAAAGTTGAAAGGAGGGCAATGAAGAAGATGTTAGACGATGGATTCGAAGACAAGGCCAAAGACCAGAGGAAACTGAAGTGTAAGAAACTTGCGGATAAAGGGATGCTTAAGAAACGGAGCAAATCGAGAAAATCCGCTGAAGAAAACTGATGACTAAAATCATTTTCAAATTTAGTTCTCTTTTGCAGTTTGATCAGTAAATCTCTGAAAATCGATGTTTATTAATGTTCTTACTTTTTAGTCTTTGAATTTGATTGTTTGCATCCTCAAATCTTTTGGTAAGAAACAATGTATTAGTCGCCACAAGTTCTTTTTTCACATTAGTAAGAGCAATGCCATGAGGTGAAGTGCATTTCTTATGCATCAGTCACAAGTTCTTTTCCACATTAATATCTGATGAACAACTTCACTGTTAATACAAAAGCCTCAAACCAATTTTATTACTTTAACTTGTTCTTTGGTTTTGGTATTGGTAAAAGAAAAGGGAAAGGAGAAAAGGGTCAACAAATATCTTCCTCCTGACCCAAACACCTGGAAAGAGTAAACCTATAAATAAGAAAAGACTGTTTTACTTTGAAGCCTTATTGTGAGCTGGTGGTTTGGATTGGTTGGAAGTTGCAGCAGTTGACATCACACGTAAACGACCAGCGATCTCAGTGAAGGATGGCCTTGCCGTCGGAATAGGCGCCCAACACTCCTCCATTAGTATTCTCCAGTCTGAGTCACAGTAACTTGGTATGGTCGGCCTCAGTGTGTTGTTCACTATCCCACCTGCACTTGACCGTAAATTTAATGAGTTGTTAAGATACACAGTCATGTCCAAGAAAAAAATAAGCCGACCAGACAACATACTGATGTTTGAAAATCATCTATTAGAACCTCAGTTTCTTTGAAAATCAGTCAAAGCAAAactcaaaccgaaccaaaaaattACTCTTATCAGACCTAGCCGTGTGTGGTAATCAGTTTCTATATCAAACCAAGGGTCGTAGGTCAGTGAATACGCACCTATAATAGCACCATAGTGCATATTCGCATATGGTTCCTCTCCGGTTAGAATCTCCCACAAGACTATACCAAAAGAGAAGACATCCACCTGCAGGTAAAAATGTAATATAACTCAGAAAGGTTTCGTTTCCATTCTTTTATACTCACTATGAAAACAGTTTAGTTTTTACCTTCTCTGAAACTTTGCTACTACTGCCGTTTAAAAGCTCTGGTGCCATCCATGGAAGGGTTCCACGTACACCACCAGATACCAAcgtatttcttttaatttttgacAAGCCGAAATCACCAACCTAGAGGAAGAACAAACGAGTGAAAAGTATTAAAGCACAAAATGTAATTCTGTTCAAAGATATTATCACATATGAATGAAGTTTTTACCTTGCAGATTGGGCGAGAAGGATCTTTCAGGTTCACAAGTAAGTTGTCACACTTCAAATCGAAGTGAACAATGTTCTTGGCGTGCAAATACTCCATTCCAAATGCAGCGTCCATGGCAATGATTAGTCTCTTACGACGATCCAGGTGTCTGGAAAACATAAGAATGAAAAGCAAAGAATCTTTAACCGTTTCATCAGATAGGAAAAACACTGAGACGttataagagagagagagagagatatgtaCCTATCTTTCCTGAGTAGAACATGTCTTAGAGAACCATCAACCATGTACTCTGTTACAGTAGCCAATGTTCCACCAGGTCCATCTTTCACAACACCATAAAATGCAACCACATTTGGATGATGAAGCTTTGAAAGTATCCCAGCTTCTCCCCAAAATTCACCAGTCTAGGACACAATGAACAGGGAATGCAGTTAGCATCTCAAGACAACCAATGTTACAAATCTTATTATCACTTTGCATACGTCCTAGGAAAAATATGCAATAGAAAATTGCAGAAACACTCACTAATCTCTCTTGTTCAGATGATCGACCAGCAAAGCAACTCTTCTTTATCCTCTTGATGGCAACATCTGATCCTCTCCATTTCCCATGATACACTGTACCAAACGTCCCAGAACCAAGTTCCTTTAGCTCCTCGAGATCATCATTCATAATGATCTACAAACAATCAAGAACAAAAAAACCAGACAAAGGTTAGAACCAGATAATTAACTTTAAAATCACAAACAGAAGACTAAATGTAAGCACACTGCTCAGTGGTTTAAACTTGATGTTTGATTCTTCTAACATGTCTGAAAACTTCATAAAACACTAACACAGATCCTTtcttcaaatacaaaataagtAAAACTCCATCATACCTGTAAGTCATTTTTATCGTAATCTGCCAAAGAGGAACCAAGTGGAGGAACAGCATtccttgtttctttcttttcatcCTACAAGTAATCAACCTCATTAGTACATTCTCGTTTTGGAATCATGAAATAAGAGACTTATATACCTCATGTCCACTATCTGGCGTCCTTAGATTCTCAACCATAGCACCAAACTCCTCACTCTCTGTGACCTTCATCTGTGGATCCTCGTTAGCGCCAGCAACATAAGCTTGACCTAAATTCTCCTGAGGATCATCGCTGGCCACTGGAGCGACGTGATGCAACTTGGTAATCCCTGCGCTATCTTCCATGTCAGATGGAAAGCCAGGTGGGAGATCATCTCTTTCACTGAACTGTTCATCTGCCAGTTTCCGGAAATAAGACCAATTCTTAGGATCATGATTCTCTACATTCAAACTAACACCAGCACCATCATGCTGATATGCATTGACGCCGCCTGGTGGCACGTCTTCAGAGAGCGCCTTTGCAAATATCTCAGAAAGGAAGTCCTGAGGAAACCTATCATTGATGTCAATAACAACACCTGAGGAAGCTTGACCTTCAGGGCTAACTTGACTGGTGGTGGTGGCTGTGTCTTTATGGCTAAGGTTAGGAGCTTCAGCCTCAATACCTCCACCATTAACCATTTGATTCTTGTTGGCAGCGTCAGGGCTTAAAATCTTATTCTCATTCGATGCCCCAACTTCATGTGATTTACCCTCTCCTTGCTTTGCAGGATCTTGCTGAGCTTGTGAATGAGACATTAAGAACTGAGAGCCTATAGAGTCATCAGACTTTGACAGGCGGTTTAGCATTTCCAACTGTTCACGAGGTATTCTCTCAGAACGGTATACTCTCCGCGTGGGTGGTGAAGGCTCCGAGTAATCAAGATCGATTAAATTTGACTCGGAGTCAGTCTGAGCAAGACCACACGTACCACTTGACGACGAAAGCTGATCATCCTCACCAGGTACAGGAGCCTGCTCACGAACAACAGCATCACGGTATGTAGCAGCAGGCTTGACAGGAGTGTTCTGTCGTGGATCTCTTCTTGGGGGTAACATATGGTTAGCATCCTGGCTAGGAACAGTTGGAGAAACTGATGGCTCCTGAACTtcgacattatcagcttgaggAGGACTCTGACGAAACTCAGGCTCTACATTCTCACGAACTCTCATCTCAGGTTTTATGTTTAGCTCTCTTCCCTGCACTGCTGCGTTTTGCTGTATGACACTAGGGTAAGGGTATGGCTGCTGGCCTTGGAAAGGCATGGAGATAGAGTAATTGGAAGAACTGTGTTCAGGATGCATTGGAAACTGCTGTCTTTCGTCATAGTATTGTGGGTACATTCCATATGAGCTAGGGGAAACTGATGGTGGATACTGAAGAGGAATAGATTGAGGATACTGAAGAGAGGGGTTTGGTGGAATGGGCTGAGCATACTGAAGAGTAGAACTAGGAGGAACAGCTTGCTGAAACTGAAACGCAGCACTGTGTGGGATGGATTGAGGAGGATACTGAAGCAATGAGCTTTGTGGCGCAGAGTCAGAATACTGTATAGAGGATTGTAACTGCGGAGGGGCAACACCGTTGGCGTTCCTAACATCCATCTCAGCTAAATTGTTTGCAGATCCATTAAGAGTAGAGTTGCTTCTTGATCCAATGTCCATATCATTAACAGCCACAACATACTGAAACTCAGAGTCAACATCATTCTGCTTAACCCCCAAAAGAGAACCATCCAAATCAGCGACGGAGAAGAGAAACATTCTAAGCTTCTGCGAGCCCCCACGGTTCTCCATCTCGTTATACTCCTCCATCATGTTCTGGAGATCTTCATCGCACGTTACAGACACCAAGGCGTCAAGATCTTCACCGGGAAGCTGGTACTTCACCACATGAGTCCGGTAGTAGATTTCAAGAACTTTTTGCCTAAGCTCCTGCCAAGATATGTCTCTTCTTATGGAGATAATGTGCGTTTCGCCTCCAACGTATCTGAGCTTTGAATCGCCTGGACGCGGGAGTATTTTCCCACCGAAGCTGCAAAGGACTTTAACCTTTGCTGTTACACTACCTGAGGCTGAGGAAGAAGATGCATACCCATGAAAGTTTCCTAAACTTGTATCTTGACATAACGAAGCTTCTGGTGCTGACTGGATATGCCCAAGTTGATTTCCAAACTCATGAAGAGGGTAGTTTGTTCTGTCATATTCTCTCATCCCGTTTCCCACCATGTCATTAGCTGCATTGGGGTTTGCAGACCTTTGAGAAATCACTCTATCTCGCAGAAACTCCAGAGAGAACTCCTCTCCTGTTTGGATAGAGTAATGAAGCCCTGGCTTAACATCTGAAGTGTTGGGAGGCCGAGCATTTGCAGTCATGCCGCCTGTTTGATCAGGAGTAAATGCTTGAGGTTGAGGGACAGAGTCATTCACATAGCCAGGTTCCAGATGGTGTTGCTGGAAAGGATGCTGTTGTCTGTGACTGTTTCTATCcatcacaacaacaacaagaagaatCCTTCAAAATTATTCTACTTGCAAGAAGAATCTGGCATACTTGACTATAATGAATACACTGAGATGCTTGCTTCAGACACTGAAGAACCTTGAAATGATAAGCTGCAATGAAGACATCTAATATAAGTTCAGAAGTTTTGAATCCTCTTAAAATAATCAAGAAAATGGCAAGAAGAGGAGGTCCTTCAAGACAGATTCAACTGTGGATGAATAATTTGGACAAGAAATCTCCTCAAAAGCAttcttttttattctaaaaatggAAACTTTTCAAGAGAAACCTTTCATCTATTAATCCAAAACCTCAAACAGAAAACCCACAAGCCCATAGTAATTAACAAAACCATAGGTCGATTCAGGAAGGAAAAAGACAGCTgctttcagaaaaaaaaagaaccccAAAGCCCCAAAGGATAAGAAAAGAAATGTAGAGCTTTTGACCTGAGCGGTGAGCAAACTTAAGAAAGATTGTGGGAGCTAGCTACAGTCCAAAAAcatcttctctttctttgaTGGAATCTCAGGATAAATACATCAAGAACCCTAacgtctttcttcttcttattcttttgtGTTTCTCTCACTTGGCTTTCCTCGTTTCTTACTCAAAGGATGGAGATTAGAGAAAaagatatgttttaaaaattaccaAATGGTCAGACTACACTTTTGTAAtggaaaaatacaaaatatttagtGTTAAGATTTTAACTTAACTCCGTCTGACTCGGTTTCTAAAAAACCAGAAGAAACCGTGAACCGTACATCTTTCGAAAGACGGAACAATGGACGGCCAAGATGAAAGAATAAGATCGGTGGAGTATGGAATCAAGTTGAGTCAGTCCCGTAGCTTATGTTATACGGTTTGCATTAAATGTGCACTCTCATTATCATCAGATCCTAAACTTAATAACCAACGTGGCCAtacctttttttatttaaattttatcttcGTTATAAAGACTCTCTTTTGATTTCATCAATTAATGCTTTTTTTCCTTTCCTATATATCTGTGTTACTATGGATTTCTTATGAATATGCAATTTCTTGTTTTGGAAATGctgattaataataataataaatctaaatattatataaccAAATTATGATCTAAAGTTAATCTCTAACTCTAAAGTCAGTTTTGGAAATTTCAATAAGGGGATATATTATCTGAACATTGGGCCTACACTAACAAATACTAAGTTCTTGTTAACTTTCAAGTTTAAGCCCATTGGGCCTACACATCGTGTGTGAGACCTGCGTGTGATGCGACGTCGTTTGTAAGTGGAAACGTGGAAGTCAAAAACGTAGTACTACGAAAAGGAATCTGAGCATCGTCTTCGTCTGTTTGATGGTAATGGAGCCAACAGCTTTGGCTCAGCATGAATGTAAGTGACAACTAAAGAGACATTATCTTTTATTTCAACTGTATATATCTATGGTGCTTAACGCACTGCTAATATATTATAGGTTAAATTCATACAAGTCACAAGTCTTCGTTGATATGTACatcaatataaataataaacaaattaaaatggtCGAAACTTTTACTATCTTTATTTGTATTCcattacagttttttttttggtttgtgtgGTTTGTCTATGGAGCCCATTGCGATTCACACGGTTCAAAGTCTTCGTTATATAACTATAACATAAGCGTCTTGAAGTTCCTCCCAACATCGTTCCAAAGAGTTCACAATGCGAGATTAGTACAAGCGTAACCCGCACGGATGATAAGTATAAGTATCAGTGCAGCTGCAGATCTGGTTATGAAGGGAATCCTTATTTACCTGATGGATGCCAAGGTGTGTGTATCAGCTTCCTTGTCACTTTGGATAGAGAGCTTTGTGTAAAATCCAATAGTTATGATAATTTAGTTTTATGTTGTTTTGCCCATAGACATTGATGAATGCAGAACTATATATGGGGTGTGTGGAAAGAACAAGTGCGTGAATGTTCCTGGATCATTCAGATGTGAAAAAACATGGCCAGCCATTCTAGGTAAGTTACTATAATTAATGTTTCATGTTAGGGGTGGACAAacaaaccgaacccaaacctTTGAGATTGTATAACATACATGAGTATAAACATTTGGATCAAGGAGATATAAGGTAAACGATCTAACTTTAAGGTTGTGTATATTAGAGAGCTAACTTACATGATTTGAGATTACGAGATTGTAAAATATATGTCGTGATCCCCTTCTCGAACTTGCTTTAGAACATCAACGTTACGTACCCTTGAAAGTCGACAGCTTTCTCCGAATCAAAACACCATTAACGATACGCAACGAATAAACGAAGCAGAACCAACAATCAAGACTGATGGTGGAACTAAGCACACTCGGAGAGCAGACCCATATTCTGAAAAACCAAACGAAGACCAGAGAGAAAGCAGACAAGCATGGGAATCGAAATGGATATAGATTTATTACAGTTGGTCAACAAAATTCATAAATTACTTATTTGGTCCTTCACttatgtatattttatgttatgtaACCACTTACTTTCATGAATAAATTACTAATCCTAACATTCAATAAGAATTCAGCAAACGGCGTCGTTTAATCTCCATTTCATAGAAAACTACGTCGTTTAATCGCCGGTTCATTCGAGATATCTCCTCTTCCTCCGTTTCATGGTGTTGCGGCGAGCCGATATACACACTACACTACACGACACGATCTCCGTGAGAATTCGAAGCTTCCTGAAAATTTATTCTCGGTGAGCAATTCGAATCTCTCAACGCTGTTATTTAAGTCTCTGATCATCATTCTGGGGTTTTTCCATATTGTGATCTATGCGGCTGATCATGAATCATGATCGTCCGATTATCTCAATCTCGTAATCCAAACAATGAAAGTTAATTCAAGCCAAAAGGCCTCGGCTTTACACGAATCTTTACAGTTTATTCAGATAAAAATCCATGCTTTGGTACTTTTTGTTTGATGATTGCTAGGTGAATGGCGTCATCATCGTCGGATTCATGGATGAGAGAATACAACGAGGCTTTAAAACTCGCTGAGGATATCAACGGCATGATCTCCGAAAGGAGTAAGTCGGCCTTAACAGGGCCTGATGCTCAGCGTCGTGCTTCAGCTATACGTAGAAAGATCACCATTTTCGGAACTCGGTTAGATAGTCTGCAGTCTCTTCTTTCCAAAATCCATGGGAAGCCTATGTAAGTTCATTTCTGATTGCTTTACAAACCAGTTAAAGAGTTGTAAAGTGTTGATCTTTTTGACCTGTTGCAGTTCAGAGAAAGAGATGAACAGGCGTAAGGACATGATTGGGAACTTGAGATCTCAGGCAAACCAGATGGCGAATACTTTGAACATGTCCAACTTTGCTAATAGAGACAGCTTGCTTGGGTCAGAGATAAAGCCAGATGACACCATGAGCAGAGTTAGTAGCATGGATAACCAAGGGATTGTTGGGTTTCAACGACAAGTTATGAAAGGTAAAAGCTGTTTTGGGTAGTTTGTTGGCTTAGTTTTGTATTAGTTTCtttatttgagttttttttttgtttttgtgagttAGAACAAGATGAAGGACTTGAGAAGTTGGAGGAAACAGTGATGAGTACTAAACACATTGCTCTAGCTGTCAATGAGGAGCTTGGCTTGCAGACTAGGCTTATCGTATGTTGTCATTTGTTTTTGACTGCCTTGATTTGGGTTTCATTGTTGTAACAAAGCTGGGTTGTATGCAGGATGACTTAGACTACCATGTTGATGTTACCGACTCTCGCTTACGGGTAATATATACTTCCAACTCTCAAAATAtttcaagaaaaatattattgtgaATTGATGATACCTGATCTGATGGTGATGTTTTTCTTATTCTAAGCTAACTGATTATACAAGCATTGATctattatgtttgttttttattattacaGAGAGTGCAAAAGAACCTTGCTGTCATGAACAAGAATATGAGAAGTGGTTGTTCTTGCATGTCAATGCTCTTGTCAGTGCTTGGGATCGTTGGTCTTGCTGTTGTAATATGGCTGCTAGTTAAGTATTTGTAATCTCAACATTAAGTTCACTTGCCGCTTCTGTGTGAATGGTCTCAGTATATCTCCTAATGCTTTTCATTCCTCTTCCGTTGTGAGAActcttaataaatattaatatcatGTGTGCAGTTTTTGTattcattaaaattaaataactgATAGCAAGTAACACGAAGAGACATAAATACGTTTGTAAGAGATCTTTAACGAAGAAACTCGTCTGAGTTCACAAATAAGATATGATCATCTGAGATTCTGAGCAGAGTAAGAATGAAGGGTTCAGATGAAAGAGGCTAGCACTAGCACAAAACTTTTTCATTATGGTCTGATTTGGTTAAAaggctgtttttttttgttgtggtgGGAACTCAGTCTTCAAAATCTGCCGAGTTCTCTAGCAGATAGTTTGCAGCCAACTCCTCGTTACGGTCACACGCAAGGAAGGCTTCTATGACCAATGCTCTATCAAATCCCATTGCCTCAAGCTGATCACAAAAGATGTTTAAGGCAAGAGTTAGAACAGATGAGACGAATGATATTTCGGAATGTTATAATGGTGTTAATgaatgtttgtgtgtgtgtaccCGTTGAATCGCTTCTTGCTCTGCAGGGGTAACATTGACTGCATGGGGCATTTCTTGCTCGGGTTGGTCAAGAATATCCATTTCCCTGAGAGTTTTGCAAAACCAATAAGAGGCATTGAGTCATAGGATCACATATAGATCCGATTCAGCCAGTGGCCAAACCAAGAAAAAGATATGCAGATACTCACCCGTCAGATCCTTCATAAGGCTCGTTGATTAACTGAAGAAACTCGGCTTGGTTCTCTTGAATGAGCCTCAATAGTTGGGGGTTCTGCTTTCCAAGCTCTTGAAGCATAGGCTGTAACAGAAAAAGATAAGGGATGTTCACAAAGGAATAACAAAAGTCAGGCTACTAGTTTCTGGACCCAAAAGCACTATAGAGAAAGGTAAAGGCTAGGTTACCTGCA is part of the Brassica rapa cultivar Chiifu-401-42 chromosome A09, CAAS_Brap_v3.01, whole genome shotgun sequence genome and harbors:
- the LOC103842859 gene encoding syntaxin-51, with protein sequence MASSSSDSWMREYNEALKLAEDINGMISERSKSALTGPDAQRRASAIRRKITIFGTRLDSLQSLLSKIHGKPISEKEMNRRKDMIGNLRSQANQMANTLNMSNFANRDSLLGSEIKPDDTMSRVSSMDNQGIVGFQRQVMKEQDEGLEKLEETVMSTKHIALAVNEELGLQTRLIDDLDYHVDVTDSRLRRVQKNLAVMNKNMRSGCSCMSMLLSVLGIVGLAVVIWLLVKYL
- the LOC103842857 gene encoding serine/threonine-protein kinase STE20, which translates into the protein MDRNSHRQQHPFQQHHLEPGYVNDSVPQPQAFTPDQTGGMTANARPPNTSDVKPGLHYSIQTGEEFSLEFLRDRVISQRSANPNAANDMVGNGMREYDRTNYPLHEFGNQLGHIQSAPEASLCQDTSLGNFHGYASSSSASGSVTAKVKVLCSFGGKILPRPGDSKLRYVGGETHIISIRRDISWQELRQKVLEIYYRTHVVKYQLPGEDLDALVSVTCDEDLQNMMEEYNEMENRGGSQKLRMFLFSVADLDGSLLGVKQNDVDSEFQYVVAVNDMDIGSRSNSTLNGSANNLAEMDVRNANGVAPPQLQSSIQYSDSAPQSSLLQYPPQSIPHSAAFQFQQAVPPSSTLQYAQPIPPNPSLQYPQSIPLQYPPSVSPSSYGMYPQYYDERQQFPMHPEHSSSNYSISMPFQGQQPYPYPSVIQQNAAVQGRELNIKPEMRVRENVEPEFRQSPPQADNVEVQEPSVSPTVPSQDANHMLPPRRDPRQNTPVKPAATYRDAVVREQAPVPGEDDQLSSSSGTCGLAQTDSESNLIDLDYSEPSPPTRRVYRSERIPREQLEMLNRLSKSDDSIGSQFLMSHSQAQQDPAKQGEGKSHEVGASNENKILSPDAANKNQMVNGGGIEAEAPNLSHKDTATTTSQVSPEGQASSGVVIDINDRFPQDFLSEIFAKALSEDVPPGGVNAYQHDGAGVSLNVENHDPKNWSYFRKLADEQFSERDDLPPGFPSDMEDSAGITKLHHVAPVASDDPQENLGQAYVAGANEDPQMKVTESEEFGAMVENLRTPDSGHEDEKKETRNAVPPLGSSLADYDKNDLQIIMNDDLEELKELGSGTFGTVYHGKWRGSDVAIKRIKKSCFAGRSSEQERLTGEFWGEAGILSKLHHPNVVAFYGVVKDGPGGTLATVTEYMVDGSLRHVLLRKDRHLDRRKRLIIAMDAAFGMEYLHAKNIVHFDLKCDNLLVNLKDPSRPICKVGDFGLSKIKRNTLVSGGVRGTLPWMAPELLNGSSSKVSEKVDVFSFGIVLWEILTGEEPYANMHYGAIIGGIVNNTLRPTIPSYCDSDWRILMEECWAPIPTARPSFTEIAGRLRVMSTAATSNQSKPPAHNKASK